Part of the Phycisphaerae bacterium genome, CCTCGATAAAGGCGTCGGCCACCGAACGGTCGTCCATCAGGGCCCGGTCATCGTCCACGTGATTCAGCCCGAGCAGGTGCCCGGCTTCGTGCGCGGCGACATTGCCAATGGCGACGGCCATTTCCTCGACCGTGGGCGTCCGAGAAAAAATGGAGGGCTGAAACGTCTCCGTGTAGATAATGCCATCGTCGCAATAATCCACGTTGTAATCGTCGACGTCCTCGGCAATGCCGAACACGCCGGCGTCGTACCCTCCCAGGTAAATGCTCGAATATTCCGTGCCCGCGGGCAACGGCAGATCGTCCGAAGTCAGAACGGTCACGTTAAATCGCTGGTAGTTCTGCCGGACGGTCTCGAGGATGAGCTGCTTGAGATCGTCGTCTTTTCCGGCGTAAACGGCCGAGATAGCCGCTCCGCTGAAGGGATCCACGACCTGCCGGCCGAGGGTCTCGGAATTCAGCACGGTGCCGCGGAAGTCGAGCAGCAGAATTTGCCCGACGGCCGCGGGGATTTCCGCACCCCGCGTGACGGAAACGTCCGCGTAGTAGCCGCCGTTCTTTTGGCCCACTCCCGCGAACGCGGAATCCGTTACGACGAGGTAGTAGGGACTTCCCTCATGCCGGACGACGAAGTCAGAAATGAGCGAATCCAGGTCGTTGCCGCTTATCGGAAGATCGACGCGGTCGTCGTTGGCCAGAACCAACCGGCCGAGGTTGTCGAAGAGAGCGATGGAAACATCCAGGTCGGACGTCGGCGTTGACGCGTCGACGCTGATGCGGTCGCCGGCGCTCATCGGACCGAGGACGAACACGTCCAGATCGCCAGAGGACTCCACGGTTCCCTGGAGTCGAGCTAATCCGTTTTCATTAAAAAAGGCCGTGATGGGCGAAGCGAACGTGTCGTTGGGTTCACCGAAGTATTTTCCCGGGCCGGTCGTGCCGGGATCGAGGCCGCGATTGCCGTCGGTGGGATTCACCTCCGGAGGCGGCAATATGCTGGGGGTGAAACCGCACCCGCCCAACGCCAGTACAAGGGTCGAGGCAAGCACGAAGGTGCATGATGTACGGGCGAGGAGTGAGCAAGTGGTTTTCACGAATGGATCATCGTCCAACGGCCGGGCGCGGGTGCAGTCGCCGGACTTTTCCCCACCGAGCTATCCAGGATCATGAGGGAATCCCCCGAGGCGTCATCCTAGCCTTCACCGGGTGTACTTGCCAATGACCACGGCACGCTACCCCGTTGCCGTTCATTGGCCGGCGGTGAAGCGAGTTCAGTGCTCCTCCAGTCCGCAGGTGCTGAACAGGAGCTGTGTGCGACAGGCCGGGCCTGCGGACTTGGCCGAGACGGCTTTGCTCGCTTCCGCGCGCTGCCGGGCGAGCACGAAGTCCTCGTCGCCACCAAGGGAATCGAGCAGGCATCTCGGGGCGTCCTGCTGGCCCACGGGGAATA contains:
- a CDS encoding matrixin family metalloprotease, whose protein sequence is MKTTCSLLARTSCTFVLASTLVLALGGCGFTPSILPPPEVNPTDGNRGLDPGTTGPGKYFGEPNDTFASPITAFFNENGLARLQGTVESSGDLDVFVLGPMSAGDRISVDASTPTSDLDVSIALFDNLGRLVLANDDRVDLPISGNDLDSLISDFVVRHEGSPYYLVVTDSAFAGVGQKNGGYYADVSVTRGAEIPAAVGQILLLDFRGTVLNSETLGRQVVDPFSGAAISAVYAGKDDDLKQLILETVRQNYQRFNVTVLTSDDLPLPAGTEYSSIYLGGYDAGVFGIAEDVDDYNVDYCDDGIIYTETFQPSIFSRTPTVEEMAVAIGNVAAHEAGHLLGLNHVDDDRALMDDRSVADAFIEDQEFMEAPLSADIMRIGTQDAALLLYEIVGPAGPAKSWRRTGGY